The Inediibacterium massiliense genome includes the window GTTTTTATGTGTGTGTTTGCATGGGTAAAATTGGTTGAAAAACGATCATTTTCATCTATTGGATTTTTTAAAGAAAATGTAATTTCTCAATATTTGATTGGATTTGGAGTAGGTGCACTCATGTTTTTTGCAGTTATGATTTTGCTCTTTGTTTCAGGACAGGCAAAAATAAATCTAGATACCACTATTTCATTTGGAATTTCTACTATTTCAGGTATTTTGATTGTTTTGCCAGGGTGGATGATTCAAGGTGGATCAGAGGAAGTAGTTACCCGTGGATGGCTGATGAATGTTCTTAGTGCAAGATATAACATGGCTGCAGGCCTTTTCGTATCCTCATCGTTGTTTGGCGTTTTACATTTATTGAATAATCATGTAAGTTTCTTAGCTATTTTAAATATTATTTTAGTCGGGCTATTTTTTGGACTTTATGCTTTAAAAACAGATAATATTTGGGGCGCTTGTGGTGCCCATAGTGCATGGAATTGGGTTCAAGGAAATATTTTTGGACTAGAAGTCAGTGGAAATTCTATTCCTTCTGTCAGTTTCTTTCAAACGAAATTAACTGGGATTCAGTGGATCACAGGGGGGGCGTTTGGACCAGAAGCAGGACTGGCAGCAACATTGATTTTACTTATAGGAATTGTACTTGTAGGAAAATCTATAAAGAAGAGAGAGTATTATATTGGTAATCTTTGAGGAAAGTAGATTTTGAGGGATTACAATGAATGATGTAATCTCTGTTTTATTTTATTCATGAAAAAATTGATATTTCAATGGGTACTACAAATTATTCATGTCAACATGAATATAGGTGTAAAAATTAGCAGAAAAAGAAGGTATATTGACTAAAACTATTTGTATTAATTTTTTTAGTATATTTTAAAATTGCCATAAAATTCTTTGTAAGGTATAATATCCACTGTACAATATGTTGTGATTGGATGTGGATGAAATGCTATATGTTGTTAAAAGAGATGATAGAGAAGTACCTTTTGACTCGATTAAAATTACTAATGCTATTAAAGCTTCTGCAGATGAAATAGCTTTTACGTTAAAAGAAAGCGAAGCCATAGAAGCTACTCAAAGAGTTATAGAGTGTATTGAAAAAAAAGGATATACTAAAATAAAAGTAGAAGAAATACAAAATATTGTGGAAGACATTTTATTACAAAATGGATACAGACCTATAGGACTAGCATATTCAAACTATAGAAAAGAAAGAACAAAATTAAGAGAAATAAAATCAGATTTAATGCGAAGTATTAAAAATATAGGAATTGAAACAGATCGAGATAATGCAAATGTAGGGAATAATTTCAGTTCCAAGCTTTTAAGAATCGCCAGTGAATCTAATAAATGGTATAATCTTGCTGCTATGCCTAAACATTTGGCTAAAGCACATGAGAATGGAGATATATACTATCATGATTTAGATAGTTATAATCTAACTACCAATTGTTTAAATATAGAAACGGGTAAAATATTAAAACGAGGCTTTAATACAGGATATGGTACAATTCTCCCTGCAAAAAGAATAGAATCTGCTGCAGAATTATCTTGTATATTACTTCAAAGTACTCAAAATGATATGTTTGGTGGTCAAGCACATGTTGATTTTGATAATGATATGGCAGACTTTGTGAATATGACAAGACAAGAAATACTACAAGAATATAATGAGGAATTTAGAGATTTAGGAGCAGATATAGAAAAAATAGCAGAAAAAAAATTAAAAAAAGTTGTTCATCAATCTATGCAAGGTATAGTTTATAATTTGAATACTATGCATTCTAGAGCTGGAAGTCAAGTTCCTTTTAGTTCAATTAACCTAGGACTTCCTAGAAGCAAAGATGCAGCTATGGTGTGCGAAATATTTTTACAAGAATATGAAAAAGGCTTAGGTAAAGGAGAGCAACCTATATTTCCAAATATAATATTTAGAGTAAAAAAAGGTGTAAATAGGGAACAAGAGGATCCGTACTACTATTTATATGAACTTGCTTGTAAAGTTGCAAGCAAAAGAATGAATCCTATGTTTATGAATTTAGATGCTGACTTTAATAAAGAGTACTATGACAAAGGTACTATTGCAGCTACTATGGGATGTAGAACTTATATAATGTCTAATGTAAATGGAGAGGCTGGTCCTGCAGGGAGAGGAAATATTGCTCCTACTACAATAAATCTTCCTCGTATAGGAATATTAGCTAAAAGGAACATAGATAAATTCTTTTCTCTTTTAGATAACAGATTATCTATTGCTAGAGAGTCATTGTTACATAGATATAATGTTCTTAAAAAATTGAAGGTAAAAGATTTACCTTTTGTAGCAGGTGAACACTTAATGAAGGGGTCTGAAAACTTATCTCCTGATGATTCTATAGAACCTATTTTAAAACAAGGTACATGGGGGATTGGGTTTATTGGACTTGCTGAAACATTAATAGCTTTAACAGGTAAACATCATGGGGAAGATCAAAATGTTCATGAATTAGGATTAAAAATCATTACTCATATAAGAGAATTTTGTGATCAATATAAAGAACTTGATAAACTAAATTGGTCATGTTATGCAACTCCTGCTGAAGGGCTCTCAGGAAAATTTATCCTTCAAGATAAAAAAGTATTTGGAAATATCAAAGGAGTTACAGATAAAGATTATTATACGAATAGCTATCATATCCCTGTTTCATACAAAATATCTATAAAAGATAAGATAGATTTAGAAGCACCGTTTCATAAATTATGTAATGGTGGACATATAACTTACATCGAAATGGATGGATATCCAGAACCTGAAGATGTGAAAAGGATTATTGATTATGCTTATAAGAACACGAATATTAGTTATATGGGTATAAATTTTCATATGAAGTATTGTAGAGATTGTGGAGAAAGAGTAGAAGCTTCTAAACATACATGCCCTAAATGTAAAAGTGAAAATATACAAGGTATATCAAGGGTTACAGGCTATCTTTCGCTAGATGAAAGATTTGGAAACGGAAAAGTTGCTGAAAGAAAAGATAGAACTTCTCATAATAATGAAGTGCACATCAATACTTACCATATTTAAATATATGAAATTTTTAACAAACAAAAGCTCTGATACAATATTTATGATTGTAAAGGGGTTTTTTGTTGTAGACAGGAGGAGTCTATAGATGCTTCAAGTTGCAGGTTTTTTAGATAATTCTACAGTAAATGGCAAAGGACTTAGAAGTGTTTTATTTGTATCTGGGTGCAATCATAATTGCATTGGATGTCATAATAAAGATATGCAAGATTGTAATTATGGAGATAAGGTATCTTTAGATCATATATTTCATAGAATC containing:
- a CDS encoding CPBP family intramembrane glutamic endopeptidase yields the protein MKKNQFKLISSALDSRFLPNFFVAPILTIIFIIVGQIIGVISYKMLVPYILHEELNFTIFMILSCGFVFMCVFAWVKLVEKRSFSSIGFFKENVISQYLIGFGVGALMFFAVMILLFVSGQAKINLDTTISFGISTISGILIVLPGWMIQGGSEEVVTRGWLMNVLSARYNMAAGLFVSSSLFGVLHLLNNHVSFLAILNIILVGLFFGLYALKTDNIWGACGAHSAWNWVQGNIFGLEVSGNSIPSVSFFQTKLTGIQWITGGAFGPEAGLAATLILLIGIVLVGKSIKKREYYIGNL
- a CDS encoding anaerobic ribonucleoside triphosphate reductase, coding for MLYVVKRDDREVPFDSIKITNAIKASADEIAFTLKESEAIEATQRVIECIEKKGYTKIKVEEIQNIVEDILLQNGYRPIGLAYSNYRKERTKLREIKSDLMRSIKNIGIETDRDNANVGNNFSSKLLRIASESNKWYNLAAMPKHLAKAHENGDIYYHDLDSYNLTTNCLNIETGKILKRGFNTGYGTILPAKRIESAAELSCILLQSTQNDMFGGQAHVDFDNDMADFVNMTRQEILQEYNEEFRDLGADIEKIAEKKLKKVVHQSMQGIVYNLNTMHSRAGSQVPFSSINLGLPRSKDAAMVCEIFLQEYEKGLGKGEQPIFPNIIFRVKKGVNREQEDPYYYLYELACKVASKRMNPMFMNLDADFNKEYYDKGTIAATMGCRTYIMSNVNGEAGPAGRGNIAPTTINLPRIGILAKRNIDKFFSLLDNRLSIARESLLHRYNVLKKLKVKDLPFVAGEHLMKGSENLSPDDSIEPILKQGTWGIGFIGLAETLIALTGKHHGEDQNVHELGLKIITHIREFCDQYKELDKLNWSCYATPAEGLSGKFILQDKKVFGNIKGVTDKDYYTNSYHIPVSYKISIKDKIDLEAPFHKLCNGGHITYIEMDGYPEPEDVKRIIDYAYKNTNISYMGINFHMKYCRDCGERVEASKHTCPKCKSENIQGISRVTGYLSLDERFGNGKVAERKDRTSHNNEVHINTYHI